One genomic window of Quercus lobata isolate SW786 chromosome 9, ValleyOak3.0 Primary Assembly, whole genome shotgun sequence includes the following:
- the LOC115960792 gene encoding acyl-coenzyme A thioesterase 9, mitochondrial, giving the protein MDLNSSLSSNTIPVVSTLTKPTEDAKSSPTSSSEVHKPISYWPGVYHSPVTDALWDERVSINERLFDIPDDAPPPTELLTRTPSESRTTIVYAFSSDSTLREQYKDPWNEFRIGKLLEDLDALAGTITFKHCSDDDITTRPLMLVTASVDRIVLKKPISVDKDLKISGSIIWVGRSSIEIQMEVITQGEGPDDSDSVALTANFIFVARDYKTNKAAQVNRLTPETEQEKFLYDGAEARDKVRKMKRGEDKKQSDKSEVNRLEALLSEGRIFCDMPALADRDSILLRDTRLENALICHPQQRNLHGRIFGGFLMHKAFELAFSTAYAFAGIVPSFLEVDHVDFYKPVDVGDFLRFKSCVLYTEHDNPDQPLIYVEVVAHVTRPEMRSSVVSNTFYFTFTVRPEAKAPKNGFRLRNVVPATEEEAHRVLERMDAEALQRSQSI; this is encoded by the exons atggatttgaattcctctctttcttctaaCACCATTCCTGTTGTCTCAACTTTGACTAAGCCCACTGAGGATGCCAAATCTTCTCCTACTTCTTCTTCTGAGGTGCACAAGCCCATTAGCTATTGGCCAGGAGTGTACCATTCACCAGTGACAGATGCATTGTGGGACGAGAGGGTGAGCATCAATGAGAGGCTATTTGACATACCAGACGATGCCCCTCCTCCTACTGAATTGCTCACAAGAACTCCCTCAGAGAGTCGCACCACCATTGTCTATGCTTTCTCATCCGACTCCACCTTGAGAGAGCAGTATAAGGATCCATGGAATGAGTTCAGAATTGGAAAGTTGCTCGAAGACCTTGATGCCTTGGCTGGCACCATCACTTtcaag CATTGTTCGGATGATGATATCACAACAAGGCCTCTCATGCTAGTCACAGCTTCTGTGGACAGGATCGTGCTGAAGAAGCCAATAAGTGTTGACAAAGATCTCAAAATAAGTGGTTCTATCATATGGGTTGGCCGCTCCTCAATTGAGATTCAAATGGAAGTCATAACTCAAG GTGAGGGCCCGGATGATTCAGACTCGGTAGCTCTGACTGCCAACTTCATCTTTGTGGCCCGCGACTACAAGACTAACAAAGCTGCTCAAGTGAACCGGCTCACACCAGAAACTGAACAGGAAAAGTTCCTTTATGATGGAGCGGAAGCAAgagataaagtgagaaaaatgaagagggGAGAAGATAAAAAGCAAAGTGATAAATCGGAGGTGAATAGATTAGAAGCTTTGTTGTCTGAAGGCAGGATTTTCTGTGACATGCCAGCCTTGGCCGACAGAGACAGCATTCTTCTGAGGGATACACGACTCGAAAATGCTTTGATATGCCATCCACAACAGAGAAACCTCCATGGACGAATCTTTGGAGGGTTTCTGATGCACAAAGCATTTGAATTGGCTTTTTCAACGGCTTATGCCTTTGCTGGAATAGTTCCTTCCTTTCTGGAAGTTGATCATGTTGATTTCTATAAACCT GTGGATGTTGGAGATTTCCTGCGTTTCAAATCATGTGTTCTTTACACAGAACATGACAATCCTGATCAGCCTCTAATCTATGTTGAAGTTGTTGCTCACGTTACGAGGCCTGAGATGAGGTCTAGCGTG GTGTCAAATACTTTCTATTTTACTTTCACTGTTCGTCCTGAGGCAAAAGCCCCAAAGAATGGATTTAGGCTCAGGAACGTTGTTCCAGCAACAGAGGAAGAAGCTCACCGTGTTCTAGAGCGCATGGATGCTGAGGCCCTGCAGAGATCACAGAGCATTTAA
- the LOC115959322 gene encoding formin-like protein 1, protein MWKYYKCNTMPTISITIFILLLLLSFTPNPISCTHIYTHNRRILHEPFFPQDSLPPSQPPTATPPPSRPTTTTPKYPFSSSTPKSSPFFPSYPSPPSTPPPPSTSTFASFPANISSLILPRTSSPKHKSPKAVAAAVSVVVILLAIAVFFLFFHWRRRRIRGLDDEDDKTYLSSEAQTNAEETRPTTATATASKRVRGASTSASSEFLYLGTLVNPSGGARIDDHGGLDTRKMDSPELHPLPPLTASARQAEEEDEDEEFYSPRGSLGGSGSGTGSGSRRTFAAVGKISDSSSNSYSSSTSESGSPARSHSISLSPPVSWSPKPKSREENQSQSHNQASASALNEPALNAERALGSSPTRKSNASDRGRYSPTLPALSLEVGLGLKEQNPDAASSSYSSSPTLSNASEPKRQSFSPRDADPVAESPIISMASSCSSSPLSNASNPKRQSFSQREPEPVAESPTISNASSSSSSPRLSVLKLQSLCPQQQSEKGSVGRYLQKEVGLVAGSPTMSNASSSYSSSPRLSNGSQPKRQSLSQRDADPVVESATISSASSCSSSPARHLEQNTVGLSNVWDSNAQSVKVHAPPPPPPPPPPPPPPPQPQYRHWEAPKPLTPISKPPPTLLIPPSRPFVLQTPPRTKTITEVSPIELPPASSTIENNEETPKPKLKPLHWDKVRASSDRVMVWDQLRSSSFKLNEEMIETLFVVNAPNQKPKETTPRWAAPSPNQEDRVLDPKKSQNIAISLRALNVTMEEVCDALLEGNADTLGTELLESLLKMAPTKEEERKLKEYKDDSPIKLGPAEKFLKAVLDVPFAFKRVDAMLYISNFDSEVEYLKKSFETLEVACEELRSSRMFLKLLEAVLKTGNRMNVGTNRGDAHAFKLDTLLKLADVKAADGKTTLLHFVVQEIIRTEGVRLSGTNQTPNSTLNEDAKYRKLGLKVVSSLSSELTNVKKAAAMDSDVLCSEVAKLSSELGNIKEVVKLNEIVGLDESTQKFSESMNRFMKMAEEEIIRIQAQESVALSLVKEITEYFHGNSAKEEAHPFRIFMVVRDFLTVLDRVCKEVSLINERTIVSSAHKFPVPVNPMMPQVLPVPVNPMMPQVLPGFPIRRPNSSFDDETASP, encoded by the exons ATGTGGAAATACTACAAGTGCAACACAATGCCCACAATTTCCATCACCATCTTCATCCTCTTACTACTCTTATCTTTCACACCCAACCCCATATCCTGCACCCACATTTACACTCACAACCGTAGAATCCTCCATGAACCCTTCTTTCCTCAAGATTCTCTCCCTCCTTCACAACCCCCCACCGCCACTCCTCCTCCTTCTCGGCCCACTACCACCACCCCAAAATACCCATTTTCCAGTTCTACCCCTAAATCATCTCCATTTTTCCCATCCTACCCTTCTCCACCGTCAACTCCTCCGCCACCTTCTACCTCCACCTTCGCTTCCTTCCCAGCCAACATCTCCTCTCTCATCCTCCCCCGCACCTCTTCTCCCAAACACAAATCTCCCAAAGCCGTCGCCGCCGCCGTCTCCGTCGTGGTAATCCTCCTCGCCATTGCcgttttcttcttattcttccaCTGGAGACGCAGGAGGATCCGCGGTCTCGACGACGAAGACGACAAGACTTACCTGTCGTCGGAGGCCCAAACAAATGCAGAGGAAACAAGGCCCACCACTGCGACTGCGACTGCCAGCAAGAGAGTGAGAGGAGCCTCAACTTCAGCAAGTTCTGAGTTTCTGTATCTGGGTACTTTGGTGAACCCTAGTGGAGGAGCTAGGATTGATGATCATGGCGGTTTGGATACTCGGAAAATGGACTCGCCGGAGCTACACCCACTTCCGCCACTTACTGCTAGTGCTAGACAAGCCGAGGAAGAGGATGAAGACGAAGAGTTTTACTCGCCGAGAGGGTCATTGGGTGGGAGTGGGAGTGGAACTGGATCTGGGTCTCGAAGAACTTTTGCGGCAGTGGGGAAAATCAGTGATTCGAGTTCGAATTCGTATTCGTCTTCGACATCGGAATCGGGATCTCCTGCTCGTTCTCACTCTATCAGTCTCTCTCCGCCTGTCAGTTGGAGCCCCAAACCCAAGTCCAGAGAAGAGAACCAAAGCCAAAGCCATAACCAAGCTTCGGCTTCAGCCTTGAATGAACCAGCATTGAATGCAGAGAGAGCTCTGGGTTCATCTCCTACAAGAAAATCGAATGCCTCAGATCGTGGTAGGTACTCACCGACACTGCCTGCTTTATCATTAgaggtgggtttgggtttgaagGAGCAAAACCCAGATgcagcttcttcttcttattcatCATCACCAACATTATCCAATGCTTCTGAGCCAAAAAGACAGTCTTTTTCACCGAGAGACGCAGACCCAGTTGCTGAATCTCCAATAATATCCATggcttcttcttgttcttcatcGCCATTATCCAATGCTTCCAATCCAAAAAGGCAGTCTTTTTCACAGAGAGAGCCAGAACCAGTTGCTGAGTCTCCGACAATATCcaatgcttcttcttcttcttcatcgcCCCGATTATCAGTGTTGAAATTGCAGTCTCTTTGTCCACAACAACAATCTGAGAAAGGTTCAGTTGGAAGATATTTGCAGAAAGAGGTAGGCTTAGTTGCTGGATCACCAACAATGTCCAATGCTTCTTCTTCGTATTCTTCATCGCCACGATTATCCAACGGTTCCCAGCCAAAAAGGCAGTCTTTGTCACAGAGAGACGCAGACCCAGTTGTTGAATCAGCGACAATATCCAGtgcttcttcttgttcttcttcgcCAGCGCGTCATTTGGAGCAAAATACAGTTGGCTTATCCAATGTTTGGGACTCAAATGCGCAGTCTGTTAAGGTTCACGctccgccaccaccaccaccaccgccgccACCTCCTCCTCCGCCACCGCAGCCTCAGTACAGACATTGGGAAGCTCCGAAACCTTTGACACCAATCTCTAAGCCGCCACCGACGCTATTGATACCGCCTTCAAGGCCTTTTGTATTGCAAACCCCaccaagaacaaaaacaataacagaGGTTTCTCCAATTGAGTTGCCACCGGCCTCTTCAACCATAGAAAACAATGAGGAAACCCCAAAGCCAAAGTTAAAACCTTTACATTGGGATAAAGTCAGAGCCAGTTCTGATCGTGTAATGGTTTGGGATCAACTCAGATCTAGCTCTTTTAA ATTAAATGAAGAAATGATTGAGACATTGTTTGTGGTGAATGCCCCGAACCAGAAACCTAAAGAAACAACTCCACGATGGGCGGCTCCCTCACCAAATCAAGAGGACAGAGTCCTTGATCCGAAAAAGTCACAGAATATCGCAATTTCATTAAGGGCACTTAATGTGACCATGGAGGAAGTCTGTGATGCCCTTTTAGAAG gtaATGCGGATACACTTGGTACCGAACTACTTGAAAGTTTATTGAAGATGGCTCCAACGAAAGAAGAAGAACGTAAACTGAAGGAGTACAAAGATGATTCACCAATCAAGCTTGGTCCAGCTGAGAAATTTCTGAAGGCAGTGCTTGATGTGCCTTTTGCGTTTAAAAGGGTGGATGCGATGCTTTACATATCTAATTTTGACTCCGAGGTTGAGTACctgaaaaaatcttttgaaactCTAGAG GTTGCTTGTGAAGAACTGAGAAGCAGTAGAATGTTTTTGAAGCTTCTAGAAGCTGTGTTGAAGACTGGGAATCGCATGAATGTTGGGACAAACCGAGGTGATGCCCATGCCTTCAAGCTTGACACGCTTCTCAAGCTTGCTGATGTCAAGGCTGCTGATGGAAAAACAACATTGTTGCATTTTGTTGTACAAGAAATTATAAGAACTGAAGGTGTTAGACTTTCAGGAACCAACCAAACCCCAAACTCCACTTTGAATGAAGATGCAAAGTATAGGAAGCTTGGCCTGAAAGTTGTTTCAAGTCTTAGTTCAGAGCTCACCAATGTGAAGAAAGCTGCTGCAATGGACTCTGATGTGCTTTGCAGTGAAGTTGCCAAGCTTTCAAGTGAGCTTGGGAACATTAAGGAGGTGGTGAAATTAAATGAGATAGTAGGATTGGATGAAAGCACCCAGAAATTTTCAGAGTCAATGAACAGGTTCATGAAAATGGCTGAGGAGGAGATCATAAGAATTCAAGCTCAAGAAAGTGTTGCTTTGTCTCTAGTGAAGGAGATTACAGAGTACTTCCACGGCAACTCAGCTAAGGAAGAAGCTCACCCGTTCAGAATCTTCATGGTGGTGAGGGACTTTCTTACGGTACTTGATCGGGTCTGCAAGGAGGTTAGTTTGATAAATGAGCGAACAATAGTTAGTTCTGCCCATAAATTTCCAGTTCCAGTGAATCCAATGATGCCACAAGTTCTTCCTGTTCCAGTGAATCCGATGATGCCACAAGTTCTTCCTGGATTCCCTATTAGGCGGCCAAACAGTTCCTTTGATGATGAGACTGCATCCCCTTAG